A stretch of Vibrio maritimus DNA encodes these proteins:
- a CDS encoding zinc ribbon-containing protein: MPKRKTSYEEMIEDVVENLKHSPDELQHVLEKSGQVVEAANDMTKDEMALISAYVKSDLKEFADNYEESKSGPFYLMIANSIWQGLLDITDKTRVEWVELFQDLEHQGVYTSGEMIGLGVLVCEECGHKTEYNHPTVISDCGKCGNKTFSRQPLKP; this comes from the coding sequence ATGCCTAAGCGTAAAACCAGTTATGAAGAAATGATCGAAGACGTGGTTGAGAATCTCAAACACAGCCCTGATGAGCTACAGCACGTGCTTGAAAAGTCAGGACAAGTTGTTGAGGCTGCCAACGATATGACTAAGGATGAAATGGCACTGATCTCAGCGTATGTGAAGTCGGATCTGAAAGAGTTCGCTGACAACTACGAGGAGAGCAAAAGCGGTCCATTTTATTTGATGATTGCGAACTCGATTTGGCAGGGATTATTGGACATTACCGACAAGACGAGAGTCGAGTGGGTCGAGTTGTTCCAAGACCTTGAACATCAAGGTGTGTACACCTCTGGAGAAATGATTGGCTTGGGTGTACTGGTTTGTGAAGAGTGCGGCCATAAGACCGAGTACAATCATCCCACGGTAATCAGCGATTGTGGTAAGTGTGGTAACAAAACCTTTAGTCGCCAGCCTTTAAAGCCTTAA
- the cysZ gene encoding sulfate transporter CysZ produces MQGFQIAFTPGIRRYVLLPLLANIILVGSAMYYLFSNLNAWIEGWLGYLPEFLSWLSYILWPLLALTILATFSYFFSTLANFIAAPFNGLLAEKVEEQLTGNKVNDEGLMSVVKDVPRIMAREWRKLLYTLPKAIGLFLLLLIPAIGQTIGPFAWFIFTAWMLAIQYCDYPFDNHKVPFNDMRMSLKQKQGKAYSFGMLVSLFTAIPILNLFIVPVSVCGATAMWVQEFRDQYK; encoded by the coding sequence ATGCAAGGTTTTCAAATCGCTTTCACTCCAGGGATCCGACGCTACGTGTTGTTACCATTACTCGCTAACATCATTCTAGTGGGTTCTGCGATGTACTACCTTTTCTCTAATTTAAATGCATGGATTGAAGGTTGGCTAGGCTATCTACCAGAATTTTTATCATGGCTTAGCTATATCCTTTGGCCTTTGTTAGCGCTTACTATCCTTGCGACCTTTTCCTACTTTTTTAGTACCTTAGCCAACTTTATTGCGGCGCCGTTCAACGGCCTGCTTGCCGAGAAAGTTGAAGAGCAGCTAACCGGAAACAAGGTCAACGATGAAGGCCTAATGAGTGTCGTCAAAGATGTGCCGAGAATAATGGCTCGTGAATGGCGTAAACTCTTGTACACCTTACCGAAAGCCATCGGTCTGTTTCTTTTGCTGTTAATACCCGCGATTGGGCAAACGATCGGTCCTTTTGCCTGGTTTATCTTCACCGCATGGATGCTGGCTATTCAGTACTGTGACTACCCGTTTGATAACCACAAAGTCCCGTTTAACGACATGCGAATGTCGTTAAAGCAAAAGCAAGGCAAAGCCTATAGTTTCGGAATGTTGGTGTCACTGTTCACCGCGATTCCAATTCTGAACCTGTTTATCGTTCCTGTATCGGTTTGTGGGGCTACAGCAATGTGGGTGCAAGAATTCCGCGACCAATACAAATAG